The following are from one region of the Amycolatopsis sp. QT-25 genome:
- a CDS encoding acyl-CoA dehydrogenase family protein: protein MRHDPEADRFRSQVRALLRIPEPAAPRPAPRHRARTETSTHDRRIYTALGARGWLAPHWPPAWGGQGSGWSHSAVVAEELALHGVSDTALVNTVYNFGECLRRIGTPGQQADHLPRIAAGELVAAVLFTEPGAGSDLATLTTTATRRDGGWVLSGTKTWSAQTDLAELALCAARTSGDNGRGPGITLFLVPLDTAGVRVEPLHTINPEPLHQVLLDQVELTDHAVIGAVGGAWPTISHLLSVERASLGYHGRARRWFGALLDRCRATGALADPAVTARLSTLDTDLAAAGELAWRAVYDLDETGATGVAAAVSKWRNTELGAEIVRYYFELDGMGAVLTGGLSEVAFRESAGLTLAAGTSEVMLTLAGTHLRDLLDEAG, encoded by the coding sequence ATGCGTCACGACCCCGAGGCGGACCGGTTCCGGAGCCAGGTCCGCGCCCTGCTTCGAATTCCGGAGCCGGCGGCACCACGACCCGCCCCGCGGCACAGGGCCCGGACCGAAACGAGCACTCATGATCGGCGGATCTACACCGCCCTCGGTGCTCGCGGCTGGCTCGCCCCACACTGGCCGCCGGCATGGGGCGGCCAGGGCAGCGGCTGGTCCCACAGCGCCGTGGTGGCCGAAGAACTCGCGCTCCACGGCGTGTCCGACACCGCGCTGGTCAATACGGTCTACAACTTCGGCGAATGCCTGCGGCGTATCGGAACTCCCGGCCAGCAGGCGGACCACCTGCCCCGGATCGCCGCCGGCGAACTGGTCGCGGCGGTGTTGTTCACCGAACCCGGCGCCGGTTCGGACCTCGCGACACTGACCACCACGGCCACCCGGCGCGACGGTGGCTGGGTGCTGTCCGGCACCAAGACCTGGAGCGCCCAGACCGACCTTGCCGAACTGGCCTTGTGCGCCGCCAGAACTTCCGGCGACAACGGCCGGGGCCCTGGTATCACCCTGTTCCTGGTACCGCTGGACACTGCCGGTGTGCGCGTGGAACCGTTGCACACGATCAATCCCGAGCCGCTGCACCAAGTGCTGCTCGACCAAGTCGAACTGACGGACCACGCCGTGATCGGGGCCGTCGGCGGAGCATGGCCGACCATTTCACACCTTCTCTCGGTCGAGCGGGCGAGTCTGGGCTATCACGGCCGGGCGCGCCGGTGGTTCGGCGCGTTGCTCGACAGGTGTCGCGCCACGGGCGCGCTGGCCGACCCGGCCGTCACCGCCAGGTTGTCCACATTGGACACCGATCTCGCCGCGGCGGGTGAGCTGGCCTGGCGCGCGGTCTACGACCTCGACGAGACCGGAGCGACCGGGGTCGCCGCGGCGGTGTCGAAATGGCGCAACACCGAGCTCGGCGCCGAAATCGTCCGCTACTACTTCGAACTCGACGGCATGGGCGCGGTCCTCACCGGCGGCTTGTCCGAAGTGGCGTTCCGCGAGTCCGCCGGCCTCACCCTGGCCGCGGGCACCAGTGAAGTCATGCTCACCCTCGCCGGAACCCACCTGCGAGACCTCCTCGACGAGGCGGGTTGA
- a CDS encoding MbtH family NRPS accessory protein, translated as MNSEDAQLFVVVRNDEEQYSIWPVDDAVPAGWHDTGTRGAKQFCLDRIDEMWTDMRPRSLRERMVAEAPAPPPVADIDGPSLVDLLTSGEHPVRIPLDGPVELRRSVEEGLLPVLFSGTRGGTEIGIRLDHGASDFHALQADPPRGGIRAVGHLVLDYERVRCTVDVDLSGLSGRGTLSRDRQQA; from the coding sequence ATGAATTCCGAGGACGCACAGCTCTTCGTCGTCGTACGCAACGACGAAGAGCAGTATTCCATCTGGCCCGTGGACGATGCGGTTCCGGCAGGCTGGCACGACACGGGGACGCGGGGCGCGAAGCAGTTCTGCCTCGACCGCATCGACGAGATGTGGACGGATATGCGCCCGCGCAGCCTCCGGGAGCGGATGGTCGCCGAGGCCCCCGCCCCACCGCCCGTGGCGGACATCGACGGCCCGTCGCTGGTCGACCTGCTCACTTCGGGCGAGCACCCGGTGAGGATTCCGCTGGACGGGCCCGTCGAGCTGCGCAGGTCGGTGGAGGAGGGACTGCTGCCGGTTCTGTTCTCCGGTACGCGGGGCGGTACCGAGATCGGCATCCGGCTGGACCACGGTGCCAGCGACTTCCACGCGCTCCAGGCGGATCCGCCCAGGGGCGGCATCCGGGCCGTGGGGCACCTCGTCCTCGATTACGAGAGGGTGCGGTGCACCGTGGACGTCGACCTCTCCGGCTTGTCCGGTCGCGGCACGCTGTCCCGCGACCGGCAGCAGGCGTGA